From Sphingopyxis sp. USTB-05, the proteins below share one genomic window:
- a CDS encoding calcium:proton antiporter codes for MTSKLRIADRTNDIFPVLGFLAAMASFAMPLNAWLVAFILAGAVVAAVHHAEVIAHRVGEPFGTLILALAVTVIEVGLILTLMQAEPEKAQTLARDTVFAAVMVILNLLMGLCLLSGAIRHHEQRFQRTGIGAALATLTVLTVVTLVLPNFTSSVPGPFYSATQLGFVAAVSLILYATFALVQTVRHRDYFLPDGEAHDEPDAHAAPPSIQRTAISGALLLASLFAVVLLAKNLSPIMGALLADWGAPPAVLGVLIAALILAPEGLAAVRAAKADRLQTSLNLALGSALATIGLTIPAVAILSIMTDMPISLGLDAKSAVLLFLSLIVASQTLANGRTTVLQGVIHLMLFAIYLFTTFVP; via the coding sequence ATGACCTCGAAACTTCGTATCGCCGACCGCACCAACGACATCTTCCCGGTTCTGGGTTTCCTTGCCGCGATGGCGAGCTTCGCGATGCCGCTCAACGCATGGCTGGTCGCGTTCATCCTCGCGGGCGCCGTCGTTGCGGCTGTCCACCATGCCGAAGTGATCGCGCACCGCGTCGGCGAGCCGTTCGGAACGCTGATCCTTGCGCTCGCGGTGACGGTGATCGAGGTCGGGCTGATCCTGACGCTGATGCAGGCCGAACCCGAAAAGGCGCAGACGCTGGCGCGCGACACGGTGTTCGCCGCGGTGATGGTGATTCTCAACCTCCTGATGGGGCTTTGCTTGCTGAGCGGCGCGATCCGCCACCACGAACAAAGATTCCAGCGCACCGGCATCGGCGCCGCGCTCGCGACGCTGACCGTGCTGACCGTTGTGACGCTGGTGCTGCCCAATTTTACTTCGAGTGTGCCGGGGCCTTTCTATTCGGCGACGCAGCTCGGCTTCGTCGCGGCGGTTTCGCTGATCCTCTATGCGACCTTCGCGCTGGTCCAGACGGTCCGGCATCGCGATTATTTCCTTCCCGATGGCGAAGCGCATGACGAGCCCGACGCGCACGCCGCGCCGCCGAGCATCCAGCGCACGGCGATTTCGGGCGCGCTCCTGCTCGCGAGCCTGTTCGCGGTCGTGCTGCTCGCGAAAAATCTGTCGCCGATCATGGGCGCGCTTCTCGCCGACTGGGGGGCGCCGCCCGCGGTGCTCGGTGTGCTGATCGCGGCGTTGATCCTCGCACCCGAAGGGCTCGCAGCCGTCCGTGCGGCGAAAGCCGACCGGCTCCAGACCAGCCTCAACCTCGCACTCGGATCGGCTCTCGCCACCATCGGCCTCACCATTCCCGCGGTGGCGATCCTGTCGATCATGACCGACATGCCGATCAGCCTCGGGCTCGATGCCAAGTCGGCGGTGCTGCTGTTCCTGTCGCTGATCGTCGCGTCGCAGACGCTGGCGAATGGCCGCACCACGGTGCTGCAGGGGGTCATCCACCTGATGCTGTTCGCGATCTACCTGTTCACGACCTTCGTACCGTAA
- a CDS encoding LysR family transcriptional regulator: MKQDLTIPHGALDGIEAFLRVAERRSFSAAAADLGVSPSAISQTVKALEARVGAPLFMRTTRSVGLTQAGEMFLERAAPAYTGLADAYEAARNLGNRPAGRLRINLMRGAVQPLFEPIIAGFCETYPDIELEIYADDALSDLSAGGFDAGVRMGESLDADVIAVRLTGPFRFVVAATPGYLEKHGRPETPEALRDHRCIRFRLATGALMPWTFEKGNREYDVGVTGPVIVNDWIAALVAIRTGVAMGMMAEPMAKAMVQTGELELVLTDYAAATSGLFLYYPGRKQVMPKLRAFIDYVREYLPDDLG; this comes from the coding sequence TTGAAGCAGGATTTAACAATCCCTCATGGGGCGCTCGACGGGATCGAAGCCTTCCTCCGCGTCGCGGAAAGGCGCAGCTTTTCGGCCGCTGCTGCCGACCTCGGCGTCTCGCCTTCCGCGATCAGCCAAACCGTGAAGGCTCTCGAAGCGCGCGTCGGCGCGCCCTTGTTCATGCGCACCACACGCAGCGTCGGGCTGACGCAGGCAGGCGAAATGTTCCTCGAACGCGCGGCGCCCGCCTATACGGGGCTTGCCGACGCCTATGAGGCGGCACGCAATCTGGGCAACCGGCCCGCGGGGCGCCTGCGGATCAACCTGATGCGCGGCGCGGTCCAACCGTTGTTCGAGCCGATCATCGCCGGCTTCTGCGAAACCTATCCCGATATCGAACTCGAAATCTATGCCGACGATGCGCTTTCCGACCTGAGCGCAGGCGGCTTCGACGCGGGGGTTCGGATGGGCGAATCGCTCGATGCCGATGTGATCGCGGTGCGCCTGACCGGCCCGTTCCGGTTCGTCGTCGCTGCAACGCCCGGATATCTGGAAAAGCACGGCCGCCCTGAAACGCCCGAGGCATTGCGCGACCATCGCTGCATCCGTTTCCGCCTGGCAACCGGCGCGCTGATGCCGTGGACGTTCGAGAAGGGGAACCGCGAATATGATGTCGGCGTCACCGGCCCGGTAATCGTCAACGACTGGATCGCGGCGCTCGTGGCGATCCGCACCGGCGTCGCGATGGGGATGATGGCCGAGCCGATGGCGAAGGCGATGGTGCAAACGGGCGAACTCGAACTTGTGCTCACCGATTATGCCGCCGCGACGTCCGGCCTCTTTCTCTATTATCCCGGCCGCAAGCAGGTGATGCCCAAACTTCGCGCCTTTATCGATTATGTGCGCGAATATCTGCCCGACGATCTCGGCTGA
- a CDS encoding beta-ketoacyl-ACP synthase III has product MSHTPQPVISATGLFTPAERISNEELVESFNRYVALHNRENAAAIAAGEIAELAESSVEFIEKASGIGSRFVVDKAGILDPEHMAPRIAERSNDELSILAEIGVLAAKDALARAGRDAGQVDAVLCAASNMQRPYPAMAVEIQDALGIDGFGFDMNVACSSATFGIQTAADYIRAGHARSVLVVNPEICSGHLNWRDRDSHFIFGDVATAILVEDKDIAPAGHWDILGTKLKTQFSNNIRNNFGFLNRGHGGIDQSGPKSDKLFVQEGRKVFKEVVPWVANLIVEQMEVLNLEGGDMRRLWLHQANTNMNRLIAQRVLGHEASEDESPTVLDTYGNTSSAGSIIAFHLNHEDMVAGDTGLICSFGAGYSAGTVFVRKT; this is encoded by the coding sequence ATGTCGCACACACCGCAGCCGGTCATTTCCGCAACCGGCCTTTTCACCCCCGCCGAACGCATCTCCAACGAAGAACTTGTTGAGAGTTTTAACCGGTATGTTGCGCTGCACAATAGGGAAAATGCAGCCGCCATTGCGGCTGGCGAAATTGCCGAACTCGCTGAATCGAGCGTGGAATTCATCGAGAAGGCCAGCGGGATCGGGTCGCGTTTCGTCGTCGACAAGGCGGGTATATTGGACCCCGAACATATGGCGCCGCGCATTGCTGAGCGGAGCAACGACGAATTGTCGATCCTCGCCGAAATCGGCGTCCTTGCGGCAAAGGACGCGCTCGCACGCGCCGGCCGCGACGCGGGACAAGTCGATGCCGTGCTGTGCGCCGCGTCGAACATGCAGCGCCCCTATCCGGCGATGGCGGTCGAGATTCAGGACGCGCTCGGCATCGACGGGTTCGGTTTCGACATGAATGTCGCCTGCTCTTCGGCGACCTTCGGCATCCAGACCGCCGCCGACTATATCCGCGCCGGCCACGCAAGGAGCGTGCTCGTCGTGAACCCCGAAATCTGTTCGGGGCACCTTAATTGGCGCGACCGCGACAGCCACTTCATCTTCGGCGACGTCGCGACCGCGATCCTCGTCGAGGACAAGGATATCGCACCCGCCGGGCACTGGGATATCCTCGGCACCAAGCTCAAGACGCAATTCTCGAACAATATCCGCAACAATTTCGGTTTCCTCAACCGGGGCCATGGCGGGATCGACCAGTCGGGCCCGAAGAGCGACAAGCTTTTCGTCCAGGAAGGCCGCAAGGTGTTCAAGGAAGTCGTGCCATGGGTCGCGAACCTGATCGTCGAGCAGATGGAGGTACTGAACCTCGAAGGCGGCGATATGCGCCGGCTATGGCTGCATCAGGCGAACACCAATATGAACCGGCTGATCGCGCAGCGTGTGCTGGGGCATGAAGCCAGTGAGGACGAAAGTCCGACGGTGCTCGACACCTATGGCAATACGTCGAGTGCGGGGTCGATCATCGCTTTCCACCTGAATCACGAGGATATGGTGGCGGGGGACACGGGGCTGATCTGCTCATTCGGCGCGGGGTATAGCGCCGGGACGGTATTCGTCCGCAAGACCTGA
- the metK gene encoding methionine adenosyltransferase — protein sequence MRNSFLFTSESVSEGHPDKVADQISDSIVDLFLSKDPEARIACETLTTTQLVVLAGEIRCKGVFENDEWAPGALEEIEATVRNTVREIGYEQDGFHWKTFRFENNLHGQSAHIAQGVDESGDKDEGAGDQGIMFGYASDETPDLMPATLDYSHKILERMAADRKAGTAPFLEPDTKSQVTLRYANERPVEATAIVVSTQHAPDYYFHNGEGDEAKYTELRKYVLGVIADVLPAELLTANTVYHINPTGRFEIGGPDGDAGVTGRKIIVDTYGGASPHGGGAFSGKDPTKVDRSAAYITRYLAKNIVAAGLARRCTIQLSYAIGVAEPLSIYVDLHGTGTVDEGKIEAVIPQLVRLTPKGIRTHLGLNKPIYKQTAAYGHFGRTAEGDSFPWERTDLVDKLKAALAN from the coding sequence ATGCGCAACAGCTTCCTCTTCACCTCCGAAAGCGTGTCCGAAGGACATCCCGACAAGGTGGCCGACCAGATCAGCGATTCGATCGTCGACCTGTTCCTGTCGAAGGATCCCGAAGCCCGAATCGCGTGCGAGACGCTGACCACCACCCAACTCGTCGTCCTCGCCGGTGAAATCCGCTGCAAGGGCGTGTTCGAGAATGACGAGTGGGCGCCGGGCGCGCTCGAGGAAATCGAAGCCACCGTGCGCAATACGGTGCGCGAAATCGGTTACGAGCAGGACGGTTTCCACTGGAAGACCTTCCGTTTCGAAAACAACCTCCACGGCCAGTCGGCGCATATCGCGCAGGGCGTCGATGAAAGCGGCGACAAGGACGAAGGCGCCGGCGACCAGGGCATCATGTTCGGTTATGCGTCGGACGAAACCCCCGACCTGATGCCCGCGACGCTCGATTACAGCCACAAGATTCTCGAGCGCATGGCCGCCGACCGCAAAGCGGGCACCGCCCCCTTCCTCGAACCCGACACCAAGAGCCAGGTTACGCTGCGCTATGCCAACGAGCGCCCGGTTGAGGCGACCGCAATCGTCGTTTCGACCCAGCATGCGCCGGATTATTATTTCCACAACGGCGAAGGCGACGAAGCCAAATATACCGAGCTTCGCAAATATGTGCTCGGGGTGATCGCCGACGTCCTGCCCGCCGAATTGCTCACCGCAAATACGGTCTACCACATCAATCCGACGGGACGTTTCGAGATCGGCGGCCCCGATGGCGATGCCGGCGTGACCGGCCGCAAGATCATCGTCGACACCTATGGCGGCGCCAGCCCGCACGGCGGCGGTGCCTTCAGCGGCAAGGACCCGACCAAGGTCGACCGTTCGGCTGCATATATCACGCGCTATCTGGCCAAGAACATCGTCGCCGCGGGCCTCGCGCGCCGCTGCACGATCCAGTTGAGCTATGCGATCGGCGTTGCCGAGCCGCTGTCGATCTATGTCGACCTGCACGGCACGGGGACGGTTGACGAAGGCAAGATCGAGGCGGTCATCCCGCAGCTCGTCCGCCTGACGCCCAAGGGCATCCGCACTCATCTTGGCCTCAACAAGCCGATCTACAAGCAGACCGCGGCATATGGCCATTTCGGCCGCACTGCCGAAGGCGACAGCTTCCCCTGGGAACGCACCGACCTGGTCGACAAGCTGAAGGCGGCGCTCGCAAATTGA
- the lnt gene encoding apolipoprotein N-acyltransferase: MTATSSRIAAFADRWPKLVALLLGAVSATGFAPLDFWPLTLLALAGWMALVARSPKGSRAFGLGWAFGVGHFVVGLNWIATAFTYQAAMPAWLGWIAVVLLALYLAVYPAVAAWGAWAIKPKADTHFAAPSYLLAFASLWTLTEWLRSWVFTGFAWNPLGVMAVPHVAAPARWIGTYGMSGIIILLAAVLILAWFHRRVAAATLLGSLALFWGAAFLAQTGSAADAAVRSKGMQRIPITVVQPNVGQADKWEGSKADGNFAKLARLTTPKNDTPRLILWPEAAVPDYLEWGYPAAYYDRSPAAARARLVALMNPQDVMLLGALKLELDRDGDVVGARNAVMTVHADGTLGARYDKAHLVPYGEYLPMRPVLSAIGLSRLAPGDIDFWPGPGPHTLDLGAFGRAGLQICYEIIFSGQVVDRAHRPDFIFNPSNDAWFGGWGPPQHLAQARLRAIEEGLPVVRATPTGISAVIDASGRIVESLPMHTAGRIDTFIPKAHAPTLFARHGNVLPVGFALLLLALAIAFRRRGR, from the coding sequence GTGACCGCGACCTCCTCCCGCATCGCCGCTTTCGCCGACCGCTGGCCCAAGCTTGTCGCCCTCCTGCTCGGTGCCGTTTCGGCAACGGGGTTTGCGCCGCTGGATTTCTGGCCGTTGACGCTGCTCGCACTCGCGGGTTGGATGGCACTGGTTGCGCGCAGTCCAAAGGGTTCGCGGGCGTTCGGGCTCGGCTGGGCATTCGGCGTCGGCCATTTCGTCGTCGGGCTGAACTGGATCGCCACCGCCTTCACCTATCAGGCGGCGATGCCCGCATGGCTCGGGTGGATCGCCGTCGTGCTGCTGGCACTGTATCTAGCCGTCTATCCAGCTGTCGCGGCATGGGGCGCCTGGGCAATCAAGCCCAAAGCCGATACGCATTTCGCGGCGCCCTCCTACCTTCTGGCTTTCGCAAGCCTTTGGACACTTACCGAATGGCTCCGCAGTTGGGTCTTCACGGGATTCGCATGGAACCCCCTCGGCGTGATGGCCGTCCCGCATGTCGCGGCGCCCGCTCGCTGGATCGGCACCTATGGCATGAGCGGAATCATCATCCTGCTCGCGGCCGTCCTGATATTGGCATGGTTTCATCGCCGCGTCGCAGCCGCGACTCTGCTCGGAAGTCTCGCGCTATTCTGGGGCGCGGCGTTTCTGGCGCAGACAGGCAGCGCCGCCGACGCTGCTGTCCGTTCCAAGGGAATGCAGCGCATCCCCATCACCGTCGTCCAGCCCAATGTCGGGCAGGCGGACAAGTGGGAAGGCAGCAAGGCCGACGGCAATTTCGCCAAGCTGGCGCGACTGACCACTCCAAAGAACGACACGCCGCGCCTGATCCTGTGGCCCGAGGCAGCGGTGCCCGACTATCTCGAATGGGGTTATCCGGCGGCCTATTATGATCGCTCGCCTGCCGCGGCGCGCGCGCGGCTTGTCGCGTTGATGAACCCGCAAGACGTCATGCTGCTCGGCGCGCTGAAGCTCGAACTAGATCGTGACGGCGATGTCGTCGGTGCGCGCAACGCCGTAATGACCGTTCACGCGGACGGGACGCTCGGCGCGCGTTACGACAAGGCCCATCTTGTCCCCTATGGCGAATATCTGCCGATGCGGCCGGTGCTGTCGGCGATCGGACTGTCGCGCCTTGCCCCCGGTGATATCGATTTCTGGCCAGGCCCCGGCCCGCATACGCTTGACCTCGGCGCCTTTGGCCGCGCAGGGCTGCAAATCTGCTACGAGATCATCTTCTCGGGCCAGGTCGTCGACCGTGCGCACCGCCCCGATTTCATCTTCAACCCCTCGAATGACGCCTGGTTCGGCGGCTGGGGCCCGCCGCAGCATCTGGCGCAAGCGCGGCTCCGTGCGATCGAAGAGGGACTGCCGGTCGTGCGTGCGACGCCGACGGGGATCAGCGCGGTGATCGATGCCAGCGGCCGCATCGTCGAATCGCTGCCGATGCATACGGCCGGGCGCATCGACACATTCATACCAAAGGCCCATGCGCCGACGCTCTTTGCACGCCACGGGAACGTGCTGCCGGTCGGATTTGCGTTGCTGCTGCTCGCGCTGGCCATTGCCTTTCGCCGACGCGGACGCTAA
- a CDS encoding sulfite exporter TauE/SafE family protein, translated as MTELAAIDFSALLPFILIGFAAQLVDGALGMAFGVICNTLLVAVLGVPPATASARIHVVEIFTTGASGLSHLFHRNIDWPLFWRLLIPGVVGGVLGAYVLTSLHADVVKPFVLGYLVLIGVWLLVRGLLYPPKIAKPKVVAPLAVVGGFLDAAGGGGWGPVVTSNLLVQGGEPRKVVGTVNSVEFFLAVSVSIAFIWNLGFEEILGPTLGLIIGGVAAAPLGAMMAKRFSPKVMLVMVGIVLTATSAFGLYRAVF; from the coding sequence ATGACTGAACTTGCGGCCATCGACTTTAGCGCGCTCCTGCCGTTCATCCTGATCGGCTTCGCCGCGCAGTTGGTCGACGGCGCGCTCGGCATGGCGTTCGGCGTCATCTGTAACACCCTGCTGGTGGCAGTACTGGGCGTCCCGCCCGCCACCGCATCGGCGCGCATCCATGTCGTCGAAATCTTCACGACCGGCGCGTCGGGGCTCAGCCATCTGTTCCATCGCAATATCGACTGGCCGCTGTTCTGGCGCCTGCTTATTCCGGGAGTCGTCGGTGGCGTGCTCGGCGCCTATGTCCTGACCTCGCTCCACGCCGATGTGGTGAAGCCCTTCGTGCTCGGCTATCTGGTGCTGATCGGCGTGTGGCTGCTCGTGCGCGGGCTCCTTTATCCGCCCAAGATCGCAAAGCCCAAGGTCGTCGCGCCGCTGGCGGTGGTCGGCGGCTTTCTCGACGCCGCCGGCGGCGGCGGCTGGGGACCGGTCGTAACATCGAATCTGCTCGTCCAGGGCGGCGAACCGCGCAAGGTTGTCGGCACGGTCAACAGCGTCGAATTCTTCCTCGCCGTGTCGGTGTCGATCGCCTTCATCTGGAATCTGGGCTTCGAAGAGATTCTGGGGCCGACGCTGGGCCTGATCATCGGCGGCGTCGCCGCGGCACCGCTGGGCGCAATGATGGCCAAGCGCTTCTCGCCCAAGGTGATGCTGGTGATGGTCGGGATCGTGCTGACCGCGACCAGCGCCTTCGGCCTTTACCGCGCGGTGTTTTAA
- the hisF gene encoding imidazole glycerol phosphate synthase subunit HisF has translation MTVRVRVIPCLDVADGRVVKGVNFVDLRDAGDPVEAARAYDAAGADELCFLDISASHQGRGTLLDMVGRTAEVCFMPLTVGGGVRSADDARALLLAGADKVAVNSAAVARPELVADIADRFGSQCAVGSIDARRVEEGRWEIFTHGGRKPTGIDALEHAIRLAELGAGELLVTSMDRDGTKDGYDLALTRAIADAVSVPVIASGGVGNLDHLVAGVLEGGASAVLAASIFHFGEATVAEAHARLAAAGLPVRAH, from the coding sequence GTGACCGTCCGCGTCCGCGTCATCCCCTGCCTCGACGTCGCTGACGGGCGCGTCGTGAAGGGGGTCAATTTCGTCGATCTGCGCGACGCGGGCGATCCGGTCGAGGCGGCGCGTGCTTATGACGCCGCAGGCGCCGACGAGCTTTGTTTCCTTGATATCAGCGCCAGCCATCAGGGGCGCGGCACTTTGCTCGACATGGTCGGCCGCACCGCCGAGGTCTGCTTCATGCCGCTGACCGTAGGCGGTGGGGTCCGCAGCGCCGACGATGCGCGCGCGTTGCTGCTTGCGGGCGCCGACAAGGTCGCGGTGAACAGCGCCGCCGTCGCGCGGCCCGAACTCGTTGCCGATATCGCCGACCGTTTCGGCAGCCAGTGCGCGGTCGGCAGCATCGACGCCCGCCGCGTCGAAGAGGGGCGCTGGGAAATCTTCACTCACGGCGGGCGCAAGCCGACGGGCATCGATGCGCTGGAGCACGCGATCCGGCTTGCCGAACTCGGCGCGGGCGAATTGCTCGTCACCAGCATGGACCGCGACGGTACGAAGGATGGCTACGACCTGGCCCTCACCCGCGCGATCGCCGATGCGGTCAGCGTGCCGGTGATCGCATCGGGCGGCGTCGGCAATCTCGACCATCTCGTCGCGGGCGTGCTCGAAGGCGGCGCAAGCGCGGTGCTCGCCGCCAGCATCTTTCACTTCGGAGAAGCGACGGTGGCAGAGGCGCATGCCCGGCTTGCCGCTGCGGGATTGCCCGTCCGCGCGCATTAA
- a CDS encoding tRNA (guanosine(46)-N(7))-methyltransferase TrmB, with product MTAYKPGDPTTINRLYGRSKGKPLRAGQQDLVDTLLPRIAVPEGGEVAAQRLFGHECPLHFEIGFGGGEHMAGRADMLPDHGFIGAEPFINGVAQALVHVAGDHGAKLPLGNVRIHHGDALEVLRRIPDGALSFAYLLHPDPWPKARHAKRRMMNDGPLDLIAAKLKPGGEFRFGTDHPIYLQHALMVMRRHRHQFEWLAKDARDFQVRPNGWPETRYEAKARAQGHEVWYFRYRRI from the coding sequence ATGACTGCCTACAAACCCGGCGATCCGACGACGATCAACCGCCTTTATGGCCGTTCGAAAGGCAAGCCGCTGCGCGCCGGCCAGCAGGATCTCGTCGACACGCTGCTACCGCGGATCGCGGTGCCGGAAGGCGGCGAAGTTGCCGCGCAGCGTCTGTTCGGACATGAATGTCCGTTGCATTTTGAAATCGGTTTTGGCGGCGGCGAACATATGGCGGGACGCGCCGATATGCTGCCCGATCATGGGTTTATCGGGGCAGAACCGTTCATCAATGGCGTCGCCCAAGCGCTGGTCCATGTTGCTGGCGACCATGGTGCGAAGTTGCCGCTGGGTAATGTTCGCATCCATCATGGCGACGCGCTGGAGGTACTGCGACGCATTCCCGACGGCGCGCTATCCTTTGCCTATCTGCTCCATCCCGACCCCTGGCCCAAGGCGCGCCACGCCAAGCGGCGGATGATGAACGATGGCCCGCTCGACCTGATCGCCGCGAAACTCAAGCCCGGCGGCGAATTCCGTTTCGGCACCGATCACCCCATCTATCTGCAGCATGCGTTGATGGTGATGCGCCGCCACCGTCACCAGTTCGAATGGCTGGCAAAGGACGCGCGCGATTTTCAGGTTCGCCCGAACGGCTGGCCCGAAACGCGCTACGAAGCCAAGGCGCGCGCGCAGGGACATGAGGTCTGGTATTTCCGCTACCGGCGGATCTAG
- a CDS encoding DUF2141 domain-containing protein encodes MAALTLLTAAASAPPPTVEVSVTGLRSTKGQVLVCLTTNPKAFPDCSKDKSSVRMAVKAADAGDFLIHAPATGTYAIAVVHDENSNNKMDTAIFLPKEGFGFSRNPTITVGPPSFKSASFAVTGDMRQSINMKYML; translated from the coding sequence TTGGCCGCTTTGACGCTGCTGACCGCCGCCGCGAGCGCCCCGCCGCCAACGGTTGAGGTCAGCGTCACCGGGTTGCGCAGCACGAAGGGGCAGGTCCTTGTCTGCCTGACCACAAATCCCAAGGCGTTTCCCGATTGCAGCAAGGACAAGTCATCGGTGCGCATGGCCGTGAAGGCGGCTGACGCTGGCGATTTCCTGATCCATGCCCCCGCGACCGGAACCTATGCAATCGCGGTCGTCCATGACGAGAACAGCAACAACAAGATGGACACAGCGATCTTCCTGCCCAAGGAAGGCTTCGGCTTTTCGCGCAACCCGACGATCACCGTCGGTCCGCCGAGCTTTAAATCGGCGAGCTTTGCGGTGACGGGGGACATGCGCCAGTCGATCAACATGAAATATATGCTCTAG
- a CDS encoding threonine synthase: MPLNVNLTAERPTFVSHLECGLTGERYEADALHGLSNAGRPLLVRYDLAGVAAAIDRAEMAARPRDLWRWREVLPVRRAENIISLGEADTPVIALDKVAGAAGASAGTLLVKDEGRLPTGSFKARGLVMAISMAKELGVTSIAMPTNGNAGAAAAAYATQAGIEAIIFCPDDTPEINVREIAAQGARVYRVNGLIDDCGKLVREGAAANGWFDLSTLKEPYRIEGKKTMGLELAEQFGWELPDVIFYPTGGGTGLIGMWKAFAELQAIGWIACKLPRMVAVQAEGCAPMVRAWEAGERHAARWEDAATIAAGIRVPQAVGDFLILDAVRESNGRAMAVSDAAIQQAVDDAARSDGLLLCPEGGATLAAWRQARAEGWVKDGETALLFNCATGLKYPLPDASQTLDRHAAIDFTRL; encoded by the coding sequence CTGCCGCTCAACGTCAACCTGACGGCCGAGCGGCCGACCTTCGTCTCGCATCTGGAGTGCGGTCTGACCGGCGAGCGGTATGAGGCCGATGCCCTGCACGGTCTCTCGAACGCCGGGCGGCCGCTGCTCGTCCGCTATGACCTTGCCGGCGTTGCGGCGGCGATCGACAGGGCAGAAATGGCGGCGCGCCCACGCGACCTGTGGCGCTGGCGCGAGGTGCTGCCCGTGCGTCGCGCTGAAAACATCATCAGCCTTGGCGAAGCCGACACACCAGTCATCGCGCTCGACAAGGTCGCTGGGGCGGCGGGCGCGAGCGCCGGGACGCTGCTCGTCAAGGACGAGGGGCGCCTGCCCACCGGATCATTCAAGGCGCGCGGGCTGGTGATGGCGATCAGCATGGCAAAGGAGCTGGGCGTCACGAGCATCGCGATGCCGACCAACGGCAATGCCGGCGCGGCCGCTGCGGCCTACGCGACGCAGGCAGGGATCGAAGCGATAATCTTCTGCCCCGACGACACGCCCGAAATCAATGTCCGCGAAATCGCGGCGCAGGGTGCGCGCGTCTATCGCGTCAACGGGCTGATCGACGATTGCGGCAAGCTGGTGCGCGAAGGTGCTGCGGCGAACGGTTGGTTCGATCTTTCCACGCTGAAAGAGCCATACCGCATCGAAGGCAAGAAGACGATGGGCCTGGAACTCGCCGAACAGTTCGGCTGGGAACTGCCCGACGTCATTTTCTATCCGACCGGCGGCGGCACCGGCTTGATCGGCATGTGGAAAGCCTTTGCCGAATTGCAGGCGATCGGCTGGATCGCCTGCAAGTTGCCGCGCATGGTCGCGGTGCAGGCCGAGGGCTGCGCGCCGATGGTGCGTGCATGGGAAGCCGGCGAGCGTCACGCGGCGCGCTGGGAAGACGCCGCGACGATCGCCGCGGGCATCCGCGTCCCACAGGCGGTGGGCGATTTCCTGATCCTCGACGCGGTGCGCGAATCGAACGGCCGCGCAATGGCGGTCAGCGACGCTGCGATCCAGCAAGCCGTTGACGACGCCGCGCGCAGCGACGGGCTGCTGCTCTGCCCCGAAGGCGGTGCGACGCTCGCAGCATGGCGGCAGGCGCGCGCCGAGGGCTGGGTAAAGGATGGCGAGACCGCGCTGCTCTTCAATTGCGCCACCGGCCTCAAATATCCGCTGCCCGACGCATCGCAGACGCTCGACCGCCACGCGGCCATCGACTTTACGCGACTCTGA